From the Candidatus Neomarinimicrobiota bacterium genome, the window TCAATATCGTGCCACTATACCCCACAGCCCAGCCGATATTTTGGTCGATGAAATGGACTGACAATAAATTTTTATCCGTTCCGGTTGATTGATTGACCCAGGCTAATCCGCCATCAGTTGTTTTGAGCATTTCGCCTGCTTGACCCGCAACCCAGCCGGTGTTTTGATCAATGAAATGGACTGATTTAAGAAAATCTCCCTGTGGTAACGGGTTTTGCCAGGACCACTGTGCGTTGGTAACGCCAGCCAATAAGAGCAACAGCATCAATAGACGAGTTTTGTTCATGATTGTTATCCCCACCTCATTAGTTAGAACTGATTTTTTTATGGCAGCTACGTCGTCCAAGTGCCCTCACATCATACTCCAGCCCTTATTACTGGACAATGCAAACGGGTCCTTGCACATACTATGCCCACACTGATATAATAATTTACGACACATATTGCTCCATGCGCAGTTGTGAAAATTTTACCTGAATTTAGCTATATTGTTTAATTAATCAAAATGGTAGTTATGGAGGGCCTTTGCTGTAAACGCCATGAGAATCGCAGATGAACTAAGACCCCATCAAGCATTATTTCCCCTGTGGAGTCAGTGCTTATCTCAGAATGCTAAGCCGTTGCACCTGTGTTGCCGTGGGGGTAACGAGCCGGACTAAGTAGATTCCGCTGGGTAATTCTGTACCATTGGCACTGGTACCTTGCCACTGGATCTGGTGACTGCCCGGTGCATAGGAAGCGTTCACCAGAGACGTGATGAATTGACCCCGGATGTCAAAAACATCAAGGGTGGCATGACTGGAGTCAAACATATGAAAGGTAATCAAGGTTCCAGCGTTGAACGGATTGGGATAAATCTTGATTAATTGTGGTGTTTGGGGATGGAAATGATCCACTACAGATACCCAGGGATCTGAGATGTGACTGCCTGGGGTACCGGGACTCCCATTTGCTGGAAAATCCACTCCCAAGCCGGTGATGGTCCACTCGTCAGCAGAATAGCTGGCCCCACCATTCAAAATATTTGGGTGTCTCTGAGCAAAGCTATTTTCATACCAGATTGAGCTTACACCTGCCAGACCAAAGGCATCAATATATTGTCCAGTTGATGAGTGTAGTTGGTAGACATCGTTGCCATTCCCATTGATGGCACTGGATACCTGATCAGCAGCATCAAAACCGGCACCTGCCATACCTGCAGCTGAATTTGCCATCACCCATGATGAATGAGCGCCTAACAGCGTATTGGCAGGAATTTGCATAACGGAAGCTGCATCTCCCCCATTACTGCCCCGCCAGATCTGGAAATCCCCGATAGCAATGGACTCATCGGTGACATTGGTAATCTCAAGAAATTTGGGCTGTCCCCCACTACGATTACCATCCATGACTTCGCTGATAATGAGACCTGGTATGGCTGAAACCTGATCGTTGGGAAGGATGGATAAAACAAAGCTATTATTCCCCCCTGCTGAAGCAGAGTCTCCGCCAGTCACATTGGAAATACTGAATATAAAGGTCTCTTCCAGCTCCACTTCGGCATCATCATTTATGAGGACCTGGAATGACTGTAAATCAGAAGATCCTCCAGGAAAAGTGATAGAAGCAGTGGTAAAATCGATGAGATCGTTGAGGCTACCTGACCCACCTGTTAAACTGACCTCGCAATGGGTCGCCTCCAGCGGATCGGCATTGATGATGGATAGTTCAATTATAACCGAGCCACTGCTCTCCTCAATGCTGAGACTGTTGCCGGCAAAATCTATTCTTGTATTGCTGGATAGTTGAGGGCTGAAGATGGAATCAACCCACAGGGGATGATCAATAAATGGATTGCGGTTTCCCTGGTAACCATAGACCACTTCGTTGCGATTTTGCTCGAAGGCGTCCACAGGATCCTGAAGATGCCACTGTATCAGGGTGGATAGTTTTCCAAAAAGCGGTTCACCTGGAGGATCGCCTATGTCCACACCAGTATAATCCACCAGCTC encodes:
- a CDS encoding endonuclease, yielding IPILIFSQIPTGYYDSAENLEGSELKSALHDIISDHVKYPYTSTSTDVWDILKETDEDPNNSDNVILIYTGRSQAKTENSGESSSTGSNRWNREHVWSKSHGFPVEIDTAYTDIHHLRPADESVNSSRSNLDFDNGGEAHVEATECSYDSDSWEPRDAVKGDVARMMFYMVVRYDPGYHSDNSLYDLELVDYTGVDIGDPPGEPLFGKLSTLIQWHLQDPVDAFEQNRNEVVYGYQGNRNPFIDHPLWVDSIFSPQLSSNTRIDFAGNSLSIEESSGSVIIELSIINADPLEATHCEVSLTGGSGSLNDLIDFTTASITFPGGSSDLQSFQVLINDDAEVELEETFIFSISNVTGGDSASAGGNNSFVLSILPNDQVSAIPGLIISEVMDGNRSGGQPKFLEITNVTDESIAIGDFQIWRGSNGGDAASVMQIPANTLLGAHSSWVMANSAAGMAGAGFDAADQVSSAINGNGNDVYQLHSSTGQYIDAFGLAGVSSIWYENSFAQRHPNILNGGASYSADEWTITGLGVDFPANGSPGTPGSHISDPWVSVVDHFHPQTPQLIKIYPNPFNAGTLITFHMFDSSHATLDVFDIRGQFITSLVNASYAPGSHQIQWQGTSANGTELPSGIYLVRLVTPTATQVQRLSILR